Proteins co-encoded in one Prescottella sp. R16 genomic window:
- a CDS encoding TetR/AcrR family transcriptional regulator: protein MSEDARTKILLAAEQLFAERGVEHVSMRQIGERAGQRNNSAVQYHFGNKSGLIQALYDLRLLPLNAERHRILEELDAPGPLELAHAYVRPLAAAVVAGGGSSCYARFLDRYLGRGRDFEPFDDRHGSGSREVVRQMSELLTDVDAGTREERLRMVQVLTIRTLADLEYRLETGQADAAAADLTVTALVDAIADLLESPGHARK, encoded by the coding sequence ATGTCCGAGGATGCTCGCACGAAGATTCTGCTCGCCGCCGAACAACTGTTCGCCGAGCGTGGCGTCGAGCATGTGTCCATGCGCCAGATCGGCGAACGTGCCGGTCAGCGGAACAACTCGGCAGTCCAGTACCACTTCGGAAACAAGAGCGGACTCATCCAGGCGCTCTACGACCTACGGCTACTGCCCCTCAATGCCGAACGGCACCGCATACTCGAGGAACTCGACGCGCCCGGCCCCCTGGAACTCGCACACGCCTACGTCCGGCCGCTGGCTGCCGCCGTCGTCGCCGGCGGCGGCTCGTCGTGCTACGCCCGCTTCCTCGATCGCTACCTCGGGCGGGGCCGCGATTTCGAACCGTTCGACGACCGACACGGGAGCGGGTCGCGGGAAGTGGTGCGGCAGATGTCGGAGCTGCTCACGGATGTGGATGCCGGCACCCGCGAGGAACGACTACGGATGGTCCAGGTACTCACCATCCGCACCCTCGCCGACCTCGAATACCGCCTGGAAACCGGCCAGGCCGATGCTGCCGCCGCCGACCTGACCGTCACCGCACTCGTCGACGCCATTGCCGATCTACTCGAATCGCCTGGTCACGCCCGGAAATGA
- a CDS encoding TauD/TfdA family dioxygenase: MSTSELHVQRLAHALGAEVAGIDLSRPLDADVVKEIRDLFHEHQVLFFRDQHIDDVAHRDFAVHFGPLQRFAFLSPVSESVPEVHAIDIDPTKPKTANSDIWHSDATFLARPPLGSMLRAVILPDVGGDTLWASMYAAYDALSSRMQRLLDGMTAVHDSSNSVSHARNAVNADFQPTSHPVVRTHPVTGRKALFVNKIFTTRIEGLTDRENDALLPMLTDHVRSPDFQVRFRWEPGSIALWDNRCTQHYAVADYASRRRMHRVVIDGDEPV, translated from the coding sequence ATGTCGACATCCGAACTGCACGTGCAACGGCTGGCCCACGCGCTCGGCGCCGAAGTGGCCGGCATCGATCTGTCACGGCCGCTGGATGCCGACGTGGTGAAAGAGATCCGAGACCTCTTCCACGAGCACCAGGTGCTCTTCTTTCGAGATCAGCACATCGACGATGTGGCGCACCGTGATTTCGCCGTACACTTCGGCCCGTTGCAACGATTCGCGTTTCTGTCGCCGGTATCCGAGTCGGTGCCGGAAGTGCATGCGATCGACATCGATCCGACCAAGCCCAAGACGGCGAACTCGGACATCTGGCATTCCGACGCCACCTTCCTCGCCCGACCACCCCTCGGATCGATGCTGCGCGCGGTGATCCTGCCCGATGTCGGCGGTGACACGTTGTGGGCGTCGATGTACGCGGCCTACGACGCGCTCTCGTCCCGTATGCAGCGACTTCTCGACGGGATGACTGCTGTGCACGACTCGTCGAACTCGGTCTCGCACGCACGAAATGCCGTGAACGCGGACTTCCAGCCGACTTCTCACCCCGTCGTCCGGACCCATCCGGTGACCGGTCGCAAGGCCCTGTTCGTCAACAAGATCTTCACCACCAGGATCGAGGGCCTCACCGACCGCGAGAACGATGCGCTGCTCCCGATGCTGACCGACCACGTCCGGTCGCCGGACTTCCAGGTTCGTTTCCGGTGGGAGCCCGGTTCCATCGCCCTGTGGGACAACAGGTGTACGCAGCACTATGCGGTGGCCGACTATGCCAGTCGACGCCGGATGCACCGGGTCGTGATCGACGGTGACGAACCGGTGTAA
- a CDS encoding ABC transporter substrate-binding protein, whose translation MHTVRRAPRLGVAAGLFGVGLLLAACGGGGGASTVPTASGDIDRTAVLRVTSPVPTGSLDPHLQRTFGETSYLTPIFDRLTVIDGQGQLAPGLAESWEFAPDGSYLELRLREGVTFHDGARFDAAAVAANIRRGQTLDGSTVAGALQGITAVDVVDDNLVRLQLAPGTGVELPGLFSANAGMMISPQAIEAGADLRNDPGRSGSGAYLVTKYVPQESVSLVRAEETNWDPEAGKLAGIEFTWIPDATTRLNGVKTGATDLSWVSSANEVVEAEALSRNGAFAVTEVPFRNVLGLYMRPQGDLAVPQVRQAVASAIDPDAISALFSGTCTPTRQLHPVGDWASDESYRYPYPFDPEKAKSLVQAVGGAKVTLTFAAGTNAEKPANVIQSALSEVGIEAELDPVPNTQTEPRYIAGDFQTNVANTFGAKVDPAETVSTFVTGAYDLANGSPQIGELAAKAANPTLSQAERAPLYTRIWDLTLQEAMFVPICNQTNATVATVKVIGADDMPWTNRGVFDVRHLGMLE comes from the coding sequence GTGCACACAGTGAGACGGGCGCCGAGACTCGGTGTCGCGGCGGGACTTTTCGGGGTCGGGCTGCTGCTCGCAGCCTGCGGTGGGGGCGGCGGTGCCTCGACCGTTCCGACTGCGTCGGGGGACATCGACCGCACCGCCGTCCTCCGGGTCACCTCGCCGGTTCCGACAGGAAGTCTCGATCCACATCTGCAGCGAACGTTCGGCGAGACAAGCTATCTGACGCCGATATTCGACCGGCTGACCGTGATCGACGGACAGGGCCAGCTGGCCCCCGGCCTGGCGGAGTCGTGGGAGTTCGCACCGGACGGTTCGTACCTGGAGTTGCGTCTCCGAGAGGGCGTGACGTTCCACGACGGTGCCCGGTTCGACGCCGCGGCGGTGGCCGCGAACATCCGGCGTGGACAGACACTCGACGGCAGCACGGTCGCCGGCGCGCTACAGGGCATCACTGCAGTGGATGTCGTGGACGATAATCTCGTGCGTCTGCAACTGGCCCCCGGCACCGGAGTGGAGTTGCCCGGCCTGTTCAGCGCCAACGCGGGGATGATGATATCGCCGCAGGCGATCGAGGCCGGGGCCGATCTGCGAAACGATCCGGGACGCAGTGGCTCGGGTGCCTACCTCGTGACGAAGTACGTTCCCCAGGAATCGGTCTCACTGGTACGTGCGGAGGAAACCAACTGGGATCCGGAAGCCGGCAAACTCGCCGGCATCGAATTCACGTGGATCCCCGATGCCACCACCCGGCTGAACGGGGTGAAGACCGGAGCAACGGATCTGAGCTGGGTGAGCTCCGCCAACGAAGTCGTCGAGGCCGAGGCCCTGTCGAGGAACGGTGCTTTCGCCGTCACCGAAGTGCCGTTCCGGAACGTGCTCGGTCTGTACATGCGACCGCAGGGTGACCTCGCGGTGCCCCAGGTCCGGCAGGCGGTGGCATCGGCGATCGACCCCGACGCGATCAGCGCGCTGTTCTCGGGAACGTGCACCCCGACCCGGCAGTTGCATCCGGTCGGCGACTGGGCATCGGACGAGTCGTACCGGTATCCGTACCCGTTCGACCCGGAGAAGGCGAAGAGCCTGGTGCAGGCTGTCGGCGGCGCGAAGGTCACATTGACGTTCGCGGCCGGTACCAACGCGGAGAAGCCCGCGAACGTTATCCAGTCGGCACTCTCGGAAGTGGGTATCGAGGCCGAACTCGATCCGGTTCCGAACACACAGACCGAGCCCCGCTACATCGCCGGCGACTTCCAGACGAACGTTGCGAATACGTTCGGTGCCAAAGTCGACCCGGCCGAGACCGTGAGCACCTTCGTCACCGGAGCCTACGACCTCGCGAACGGCAGCCCCCAGATCGGGGAACTGGCCGCGAAGGCCGCGAATCCGACCCTGTCACAGGCGGAGCGGGCCCCGCTCTACACCCGGATCTGGGATCTGACGTTGCAGGAAGCGATGTTCGTTCCGATCTGCAACCAGACCAACGCGACCGTCGCGACCGTGAAGGTGATCGGTGCCGACGACATGCCGTGGACGAATCGGGGAGTCTTCGACGTGCGTCATCTAGGAATGCTCGAGTAA